GTCCCGAAGTCACGCCGGATGGTACCGGCCGCGGCCTTGGCCGGGTCTGTGGCTCCCAAGAGCTCGCGATTCTTAGCGATCGCGTTCTCTCCTTCCAAGACAGACACGAAAATTGGCCCGGACGACATGAAGCCCGTCAGACTACGGTAAAAGCCCTTGTCCTTGTGCACCACGTAGAACCGCGCGGCTGTCTCCGGGGAAATGTGCACCATCTTGGCGGCGGCAATCCGCAGCCCCGCACTCTCGAAGCGGCGCAGAATCTCTCCGATGACGTGCTTGCGCATGGCATCGGGCTTGACGATGGAAAGCGTCTGGTCGATCATTTTTTCCGCTCCGCCATAGCAGCCGCCATGGTGCTGCCGAGTTCCGCGGGGCTCTTCGCCACGTGGATGCCGGCACGGCCGAAGGCTTTGATCTTATCTGCTGCCGTTCCTCGTCCCCCAGCGATGATGGCCCCCGCATGCCCCATCCGCTTGCCCGGAGGCGCCGTCTGCCCGGCGATGAACGCCACGACCGGCTTGGTCATGTGGTCGTGCACGAACTCCGCCGCCTGCTCCTCGGCCGCACCGCCGATTTCACCGATGAGGATCACGCCGCTGGTCTGCGGATCCTTTTCAAATAGCTCGAGCACGTCGATGAATCCCGTACCGATGATGGGATCGCCGCCGATGCCGAGACACGTCGACTGGCCGAGCCCGAGGTTGGTGAGCTGGTGCACGGCTTCGTACGTCAGCGTACCGCTGCGCGAGACCACACCAATGCTTCCCGGGGTGTGGATATACCCGGGCATGATACCGATCTTACATTCGCCCGGGGTGATCACGCCGGGGCAGTTCGGTCCGATCAGGCGCGTCGAGCGGCACTGCAGATACCGCTTCACGCGCACCATATCGAGCACCGGAATGCCTTCCGTAATGCACACCACCAGTTCCAGCCCGGCGTCCGCCGCTTCCATGATGGCGTCGGCTGCGAACGGCGGTGGCACGTAAATCACCGACGCCGTTGCACCGGTGGCCGCGACCGCCTGGCCGACCGTATCGAAGATCGGGATGCCCTCGAAGTCGGTGCCGCCCTTACCCGGGGTCACGCCGGCGACCATTTGGGTGCCGTACTCGCGGCAGGCACGCGTATGGAACTGCCCGGTGGTACCGGTAATTCCCTGGGTGATGACCTTGGTGGTTCTATTGACGAGGATGCTCACTCACGCCCCTCCGTAGGCGCGGCACCGTAACCAAAAGTGCCGGTGAAGTCAATTTTGAAGTAGGAAACCTGATTCAAGTCATCTGCCGTGGCAGCCGTGCGGCAGAGCGAAACGCGCTCGAATATTGGGGAATGGGCCGTCAGGAGTCAGTTGCGGCCATCCCCGAATTCGGCGGCGAGATGCTCGAAGGTGCGGCGCATGCCCTCCTCGAAGCCGACGGTCGGACGATACCCGAGCAGGCGCTCTGCTTTTTCGATCGATGCCTGTGTGTGGCGGACATCGCCCGAGCGTGGTGGCGTGTGCTGAATGTTGATTGGGCGGCCAAGAAGCTTCTGAATCGTGTGTGCGATCTCCAGCACGGAGTGCCGCGTGTTGCAGGCGATGTTGAACACCTCGCCACCCACACCCGGCGTCGCACAGGCCTTCAAGTTAGCTTGCACGACATTGTCGATGTAAGTGAAGTCACGCGACTGTTCGCCGTCGCCGTGCACGATCACCGGCTCGCCACGCAGGGCGGCGCGGATGAAGAGCGGCACCACGGCGGCATACTTCGATTCGGGGCTTTGTTTGGGACCAAACACATTGAAGTAACGCAGGCTGACAGTTTCGAGCCCGTGCAGCCGCGTGAACATGCGGCAATAGTACTCCGCCGCCAGTTTGGCCACGGCATACGGAGAGATGGGCGACGGCAGCTGGTCTTCCACCTTAGGCAACGCCGGCGCATCGCCGTAGGCGGACGAAGACGACGCATAGACCACCCGGCGCACCGTCTTGGCCTCCTGCGCTGCGAGCAGGAGTTGCAGGGTGCCGTGGGTGTTCACTTCGTCGGTGCTGAGGGGGTCATCGATCGAACGCGGGACCGAGCGCAATGCCGCCTGGTGGAAGATATACGTCACGCCAGCCACGGCGCGCCGCACCGCAGCCATGTCACGCAAATCCCCCTCGATGACCTCGACGTGGTCCTTCACTTCAGCCAAGTTGGCCAGGCTGCCAGTCGACAAATCATCCAGAATGCGCACGGGTTCACCCTGGTGCACCAATGCCTCCGCGATGCTTGAGCCGATGAAGCCGGCGCCTCCAGTTATCAGGTACATGGCATCTCCTCTTCTGGTCATGTCGGTTCTTGTCCTTGAGCTATTTACCGGCCCCTACTTCTTGCACCAAGCCCTCGCCATCTACCGGCAGGGCGGGTTTCAGGCGCCGCACTGGCCCGCGGGGCCTCGGCCCGTGGGGCCTCTCCCGGCCATCGTTCGAGACCAGCGCCTCCAGTGCGCTGACGCGCGCCTCGATGTCGCGCTCATGTCGCGCTCGTCGTCCTCCATTGAGCGCCGCACGGCCGCCATCAAGAAAGGCATTCCGAATCTTGTAGGCAGTGGTGTGACTGACCCGGTACTGTAGTCGAATCTCATCCAGGCTATGCGCCCGTTTGATCAACTCCAACGCCAAGGCGAACTTCTCCTCGAGGGTGAGTTTCTCGCGTGTTCTCATATGTTTCTCCCGTGAATTGTCGTTGCCGGGGGTGAATCGTGTGGCTATTCGATCGAAGGCATTCCCGCCAATTGGTCAGCTCGCAGCCGTGGCGGCTGGGGCTCATGTGCCAGCCAGCGAGGCGCAAAGCGCAGGGCGCCGAGCACAAATCCCGTTCCCCAGCTCAAGTGGATGCCCGCGAAGGCGGCGGCCAGGGGTACAACCAAGTTCCATCCGTGCTGTCGGGCCACGCTCGCCACGCACGCGGTCAGGGCGACGGCATACGCACCGGCGATCGCACAGAACAGCCAGCCGGCCGCTACGCTCCACGGCGCCAGCGCCGCACTGACGACGAGTGACAGCACCAGCGACGGCGGCACGCAATGCCGGAGGCTCATCTGGGCCGGGTGCTTCTGCAGCACGCGCACCTTCCACCACCCGTACTGAAAGAACTGCCGAACCAACGCCGTCAGGCTCTGGCGGTTCTGGTAGCGCGATTGCATGCGGGTGGTCAGGAAGATTCGTCCTCCGCTCTTGCGCAGCCGGTAATTCAGCTCATCGTCCTGGTTGCGGACCAGCTCTTCGTCGAACAGACCGATGCGCTCGAACACTCGCCGGGGATACATTCCCATGTACACCGTATCGACTTCCCGGTCGGCAGTGGCAAAATGGAAATAGGCGCCAATCCCGAAACGTGAGCCCATTGCCAACGCAATGGC
This genomic interval from Candidatus Binatia bacterium contains the following:
- the ndk gene encoding nucleoside-diphosphate kinase — encoded protein: MIDQTLSIVKPDAMRKHVIGEILRRFESAGLRIAAAKMVHISPETAARFYVVHKDKGFYRSLTGFMSSGPIFVSVLEGENAIAKNRELLGATDPAKAAAGTIRRDFGTDVEQNAAHGSDAPDTARWEIGFFFGQLEVHPG
- the sucD gene encoding succinate--CoA ligase subunit alpha; its protein translation is MSILVNRTTKVITQGITGTTGQFHTRACREYGTQMVAGVTPGKGGTDFEGIPIFDTVGQAVAATGATASVIYVPPPFAADAIMEAADAGLELVVCITEGIPVLDMVRVKRYLQCRSTRLIGPNCPGVITPGECKIGIMPGYIHTPGSIGVVSRSGTLTYEAVHQLTNLGLGQSTCLGIGGDPIIGTGFIDVLELFEKDPQTSGVILIGEIGGAAEEQAAEFVHDHMTKPVVAFIAGQTAPPGKRMGHAGAIIAGGRGTAADKIKAFGRAGIHVAKSPAELGSTMAAAMAERKK
- a CDS encoding SDR family oxidoreductase — translated: MYLITGGAGFIGSSIAEALVHQGEPVRILDDLSTGSLANLAEVKDHVEVIEGDLRDMAAVRRAVAGVTYIFHQAALRSVPRSIDDPLSTDEVNTHGTLQLLLAAQEAKTVRRVVYASSSSAYGDAPALPKVEDQLPSPISPYAVAKLAAEYYCRMFTRLHGLETVSLRYFNVFGPKQSPESKYAAVVPLFIRAALRGEPVIVHGDGEQSRDFTYIDNVVQANLKACATPGVGGEVFNIACNTRHSVLEIAHTIQKLLGRPINIQHTPPRSGDVRHTQASIEKAERLLGYRPTVGFEEGMRRTFEHLAAEFGDGRN
- a CDS encoding glycosyltransferase family 2 protein, translated to MSQLPLVSVVIPMRNEGGHIGACIDAVLAQDYPADRLELIVVDGDSDDDSAQVLRGYGARLRVLRNPSRIVPAAMNIGIGAARGEIIARIDAHTVVAPDYIRNGVETLQRTGADDVGGPMNAVGGGRWGTAIALAMGSRFGIGAYFHFATADREVDTVYMGMYPRRVFERIGLFDEELVRNQDDELNYRLRKSGGRIFLTTRMQSRYQNRQSLTALVRQFFQYGWWKVRVLQKHPAQMSLRHCVPPSLVLSLVVSAALAPWSVAAGWLFCAIAGAYAVALTACVASVARQHGWNLVVPLAAAFAGIHLSWGTGFVLGALRFAPRWLAHEPQPPRLRADQLAGMPSIE